GCGGCGTATTTCGTGGCCCTGAAAACAAAGGCCGTCAATGCGTTGCTTGTTCTGATGGGGATAATGGCCGTGTCCACGTCACCTTTCCGGCCGCCTGTTTTCAACATGCTGCTGGAAATCCTGCCGCCCTACTACCCGTTCCTGCTCACCAGTGTCCTGTGGTGCGCTGCCGTGTACATCTGTCTGCGCCCGGATTCTCTGCCCACGCAAGAAACGAAATCCCCCGGGGCCGGATCAGCGCCATGTGCCGGAAACTAGATCTGGAACGGTTTGGGCCGGGGGTTTCCCTCCCGCAAACGGTAGAGTACTTCACCCGCATTGGGCACTAAGAGGAGCCCTTCGTCCTCGCGGTCCTTCCATTCGTCGGGATTGATGCTGTCGGGGTTACGGTACCCGAGGTTGATGGCCTCGCACTCCTCTTTCGGGATGCTCGTCGCAAGCGTTACCCGCACACGGGGTTTCTCAACGCCATCCACCATCTCCCCGATGCCCCTGACATGGGTCGAGTGGGCGAGAATGCCCCCGGGAATGTCCGTAAACCGCTCCATCTGCGAGAGAAAATAGTCGCGCGTGTGATAGCCGATCTTTCTGATGTAACGCCCGTGGGTAATGCTCACTTCCTTGATGTGTTTCCCGTAAATGATGAGCTCGCCGCCGTCAGCAACCACCGGCTCGAGTTTGTACATGCACTTGCCCGCCACCCAGATCTCGTCGTACATGGCGGGCGCCATGGCCAATACGCTCCGGAAGGGTTTCTCCTTGTACATAATGTGCGTGCGCAGGCCCATCGTGGCCGCGGCCTCCCACGCATCCTCGGGCGTCCCGAAGAAAAGTCCATGGCAGTCCTTGCCCATGACGTTCAATGCCAGACAGAGCCTCTTGACCGGGATGAACGCCGCGGCAAGGTTTACTACCTCGCGCACCGGCGTGTGCATGGTCCCGTTGATGACCGGGTTGCTGATAAGCGCGCCGAGCCAGTGGAACAGGTTGATGATGTCGGGTCCCGCGATCCCGGGAAAGAAGTACTTGTTGCCGCCGCTGAAACCCACCACCTCGTGAGGAAACACAGGCCCCACGACGCACAGCAGGTCATAGTCCAGGATCATCTTGTTCAGCGTAACGTCCACCGCCTGACGCATCAGCCCGCCCGAGATCTCAAATACCTCGTCGGCGGAAATCGTCCCGATGTGCGCGAGTTGCGCGGGATCGTCCCACGCATGATTGAAGATGCCCACATCGGCAAACACGCCAGCGCGCTCGGCCGGCGTGACCCCCACCAGAGCGTTCAGCATCGCCTCCGTCATCGGCGGGTGCGTGCCAAGGGCCACCAGAAAATCCATCTTGGCAACCCGCCCGCTCAACTCCGCGTGCAACGCCCGGAACACAGCCGGCATGGGCATGCTCCGCGTATGATCGGGGATGATAAACAGGACCCGTCTGCCGTCCGCCTCGACCCGCGCCATCGCCTGGGCCACAAAGGCTCGGATTTCGTCATTGGTAATCGCACTGTGTTCTTTGATCAACTGCATGGATGCGTCATGCCTCACACGTGAACCCCACGCCGGCGAGCATTGCCTCCAGCTCGTGGTTTCTCGGGGTAACGGCCGCGCGCGTGTTGAAAAACTCGCGCCGCCTCGGGTAGTTCTTACGCAGTTTGTCGAAAAAGGCGCCGCGGGCCGCCCCGGGCATATCGAACAGCCCGCGCATGGCCTTGTCGTCGTTTCGAATATCATACACCTTCCGCACCGCCTCGCGCAGGGCAGCCTCCGCGTCTTCCGCCGCCCCGTCCACCTGGACTTCCGGACACTCGGGCGCGGGGAGCAGGGGAGAGGGGTCCCACACGGGTTCGGCACCCAGAAACGCACACGCCGCCTCGTAGATCTGCCGTGTGCCGTTCACCTTGCCATCAAACGAGTATCCGGCGATGTGCGGCGTCCCGATAAACAGTTTCCCGAGCAATTCCAGGTCCACCTGGGGCTCGCCCTCCCAGACGTCGAGCACGCACGTCCGGAGATGGCCGTCTGCAAGCGCCCGCTTCAGCGCTCCGCCATCGGCCACGGCCCCGCGCGCGCTG
The sequence above is drawn from the Candidatus Hydrogenedentota bacterium genome and encodes:
- a CDS encoding lactate racemase domain-containing protein yields the protein MQLIKEHSAITNDEIRAFVAQAMARVEADGRRVLFIIPDHTRSMPMPAVFRALHAELSGRVAKMDFLVALGTHPPMTEAMLNALVGVTPAERAGVFADVGIFNHAWDDPAQLAHIGTISADEVFEISGGLMRQAVDVTLNKMILDYDLLCVVGPVFPHEVVGFSGGNKYFFPGIAGPDIINLFHWLGALISNPVINGTMHTPVREVVNLAAAFIPVKRLCLALNVMGKDCHGLFFGTPEDAWEAAATMGLRTHIMYKEKPFRSVLAMAPAMYDEIWVAGKCMYKLEPVVADGGELIIYGKHIKEVSITHGRYIRKIGYHTRDYFLSQMERFTDIPGGILAHSTHVRGIGEMVDGVEKPRVRVTLATSIPKEECEAINLGYRNPDSINPDEWKDREDEGLLLVPNAGEVLYRLREGNPRPKPFQI